In Flavobacterium gelatinilyticum, a genomic segment contains:
- a CDS encoding serine hydrolase — protein MKKSIKLITLFAIMQFFTLTASAQDKAQQIEQLLSKYNEYGQFNGAALVAENGKVIFKKGFGSANMEWNIPNQPDTKFRLGSISKQFTALLIVKLTEEGKIKLDVPITAYLPDYPKETGNKITIHHLLTHTSGIPNYTSAPNFMKEKARDPYSPADFVKTFWNLPLEFTPGEKFSYCNSGYFLLGYIIEKTTGKTYEQYLQEIIFTPLKMVNSGYDHSDVILKNRAAGYEKQGKKIVNAAYLDMSIPYAAGSLYSTVEDLYLWDQALYTNKLLSEKSMESLFKPYIKAGGASYGYGWFVDEFDKGDKEKLIMVGHGGGINGFNTIISRILTDKNLVVLLNNTGGTVLGEMTDAIQAILYNKPFEQPKKSLAFDLLDIYAAKGVTAGSEAYKKLKNDPNYAVKEGDMNRVGYQLLQDGKKKEAIEIFKINVETFPKSGNVYDSLGEAYLADGNKKLAIANYSKSVELDPSNENGKKILEEILKKGAK, from the coding sequence ATGAAGAAGTCAATCAAACTCATTACCCTTTTTGCAATTATGCAGTTTTTTACATTAACTGCTTCTGCACAAGACAAAGCGCAGCAAATCGAACAGCTCTTGAGCAAATACAACGAATACGGACAATTTAACGGCGCTGCTCTGGTTGCCGAAAACGGAAAAGTTATTTTTAAAAAGGGATTTGGTTCTGCCAATATGGAGTGGAATATTCCGAACCAGCCGGATACTAAATTCAGACTGGGTTCTATCAGTAAACAATTTACGGCGCTGTTAATTGTAAAACTGACCGAAGAAGGAAAAATAAAACTCGATGTCCCTATAACTGCTTATCTGCCGGATTATCCAAAAGAAACGGGAAACAAAATTACGATACATCATTTACTGACGCATACATCCGGAATTCCAAACTATACCAGCGCGCCTAATTTTATGAAAGAAAAAGCACGTGATCCGTATTCTCCTGCCGATTTTGTAAAAACATTCTGGAACCTGCCTCTTGAATTTACACCTGGTGAAAAATTTTCTTATTGTAATTCCGGTTATTTTTTACTGGGTTATATTATCGAAAAAACTACGGGCAAAACCTACGAACAATATTTACAGGAAATTATTTTTACACCTTTAAAAATGGTCAATTCCGGTTATGATCACAGCGATGTTATTCTAAAAAACAGAGCGGCCGGTTACGAAAAACAAGGTAAAAAGATCGTTAATGCGGCGTATCTGGATATGAGTATTCCGTATGCAGCCGGATCTTTATATTCTACGGTTGAAGATTTATACTTGTGGGATCAGGCATTGTACACCAACAAACTGCTTTCAGAAAAATCAATGGAGTCTTTATTTAAACCTTACATTAAAGCCGGTGGTGCTTCGTATGGTTACGGATGGTTTGTGGATGAATTTGATAAAGGAGATAAGGAGAAATTAATAATGGTTGGACACGGAGGCGGTATTAATGGTTTTAATACTATAATTTCGCGCATCTTGACCGATAAAAATCTGGTTGTTTTACTGAATAATACCGGAGGAACGGTTTTAGGTGAAATGACAGATGCCATACAGGCTATTTTATACAATAAACCATTTGAACAGCCTAAAAAATCTCTGGCTTTTGACTTATTAGATATTTATGCCGCAAAAGGTGTTACCGCCGGCAGCGAAGCTTACAAAAAACTAAAGAACGATCCAAATTATGCTGTTAAAGAAGGTGACATGAACCGCGTTGGTTATCAGCTGCTTCAGGATGGAAAAAAGAAAGAGGCTATAGAAATTTTTAAAATCAATGTCGAAACTTTTCCAAAATCCGGTAATGTGTATGACAGTCTGGGCGAAGCTTATTTAGCCGATGGAAATAAAAAACTCGCTATAGCCAATTATTCAAAATCTGTTGAACTTGATCCTTCAAACGAAAATGGTAAAAAGATTTTAGAAGAAATCTTAAAAAAGGGCGCTAAATAA
- a CDS encoding penicillin acylase family protein: MKKLKKILLVLILLIVVLGIALCGYIFHLKPKYDGEVQLKNLQKETTVYFDDFGVPHIYADSEKDAMTALGYVHAQERLWQMELLRRIAPGRLSEIFGSVALKNDMFFAGIGIEDASAKAIAKLDKNSPGYQLTQAYLDGINQYLEEGVTPVEFTLVGVKKEKFTIKDVYNIFGYMSFSFAMAQKTDPLLTDIKNRFGAAYLKDLGIEGEFNTTQIKISKKNTEEYAAISKSVAALLDKSPVPPFVGSNSWVAGPNKTKTGKVIFANDPHIGFSQPATWYEAHLVTPEHELYGCYLAGTPFPLLAYNRDYAYGLTMFENDDIDFYQEKNKEGDANQYKTPDGFAKYEISKKTIKVKDTSDVVLTIKSSRHGPVMNDLLERLDKKNPIAMSWTYTREPILILDAAYGLSHAKNKEDFKKAVALIAAPGLNVMYGDAKGNVGWWASGKLYKHKKGVNPHLILDGSTGKEDIAEYLDFEKNPSAENPEWGYVYSANNQPEAIDNGYLYPGYYLPEDRAKRISGLMDAKSDWDKEAISKMIYDNTSNVAVGVVKDLIVNIDLNSISADEKEAISVLKSWKGSTNLDDIAPTIYNKWIYLYLKNTFEDEMGEDNFNLFLGISLGKQVIANQIKNENSVWWDNIKTKNVKETREDIVSKSFHDAVLALKEQLGAKIADWKWGKVHTVEHEHPLGKIAALRGLFNVGPFESPGSNEVINNLFFGLTNEGKYYVKGGPSTRRIVDFSDIENSWSILPTGQSGNPFSKHYHDQAEMYNAGKFRKMKLNKEEIVKTSTKLIFKPKK; the protein is encoded by the coding sequence ATGAAAAAATTAAAAAAGATTCTACTCGTTTTAATACTCCTGATTGTTGTACTTGGAATAGCTTTATGTGGATATATTTTTCATTTGAAACCCAAATATGACGGCGAAGTACAATTGAAAAACCTTCAGAAAGAAACCACCGTTTATTTTGATGATTTTGGAGTACCGCACATTTATGCCGATTCTGAAAAAGATGCTATGACAGCTTTGGGTTATGTTCACGCGCAGGAAAGATTATGGCAGATGGAATTGCTCCGCAGGATTGCGCCGGGACGTTTATCTGAAATCTTTGGATCGGTCGCGCTTAAAAATGATATGTTTTTTGCAGGAATTGGTATTGAAGATGCATCGGCGAAAGCCATTGCCAAACTGGATAAAAATAGTCCGGGTTATCAATTAACTCAGGCTTATCTGGATGGAATTAATCAATATTTAGAAGAAGGCGTAACTCCTGTTGAATTTACCTTAGTTGGCGTTAAAAAAGAAAAATTCACAATAAAAGACGTTTACAATATCTTTGGATATATGTCTTTTAGTTTTGCGATGGCTCAAAAAACAGACCCTTTACTAACTGATATTAAAAACAGGTTTGGCGCAGCTTATTTGAAAGATTTAGGAATTGAAGGCGAATTCAATACCACACAAATAAAAATTTCAAAAAAGAATACCGAGGAATATGCTGCTATTTCAAAATCAGTAGCGGCTTTACTGGATAAATCACCTGTTCCTCCATTTGTTGGAAGTAACAGCTGGGTGGCAGGACCAAATAAAACCAAAACCGGAAAAGTAATTTTTGCCAATGATCCGCATATTGGATTTTCCCAGCCGGCAACCTGGTACGAAGCACATTTGGTAACACCGGAGCATGAATTATATGGCTGTTATCTGGCTGGAACCCCGTTTCCGTTACTGGCGTACAACCGCGATTATGCCTATGGTTTAACGATGTTTGAAAATGATGATATCGATTTTTATCAGGAAAAAAATAAAGAGGGAGATGCGAATCAATACAAGACTCCGGATGGTTTTGCAAAATACGAAATCAGCAAAAAAACAATCAAAGTTAAAGATACTTCAGATGTTGTCCTGACTATAAAATCAAGCCGCCATGGTCCGGTTATGAACGATCTTTTGGAGCGCCTGGATAAGAAAAATCCAATTGCGATGTCGTGGACGTATACAAGAGAACCTATCCTGATTCTGGATGCGGCTTACGGACTTTCGCACGCAAAAAATAAAGAAGATTTTAAAAAAGCAGTTGCTTTAATTGCAGCGCCGGGACTAAATGTAATGTACGGTGATGCGAAAGGAAATGTGGGCTGGTGGGCGAGTGGTAAATTGTACAAACACAAGAAAGGAGTAAATCCGCATTTAATTTTGGACGGTTCAACCGGAAAAGAAGACATTGCAGAATATCTGGATTTTGAGAAAAATCCATCGGCTGAGAATCCGGAATGGGGATATGTGTATTCGGCAAATAATCAGCCGGAAGCAATTGACAATGGTTATTTATATCCGGGATATTATCTGCCTGAAGATCGTGCTAAGAGAATTTCGGGTTTAATGGATGCTAAATCAGATTGGGATAAAGAAGCTATCAGTAAAATGATTTACGACAATACTTCGAATGTTGCGGTTGGCGTAGTAAAGGATTTAATCGTAAACATTGATTTAAATTCAATCTCTGCTGATGAAAAAGAAGCTATTTCGGTTTTAAAATCGTGGAAAGGATCAACCAATCTTGATGATATTGCCCCAACGATTTACAACAAATGGATTTATTTATATCTAAAAAATACATTTGAAGATGAAATGGGCGAGGATAATTTTAATTTGTTTTTGGGAATTTCCCTGGGAAAACAGGTTATTGCCAATCAGATTAAAAATGAAAATTCGGTTTGGTGGGACAATATCAAAACCAAAAACGTAAAAGAAACCAGAGAAGATATTGTTTCAAAATCCTTTCATGATGCCGTTTTGGCCCTTAAAGAACAATTAGGAGCCAAAATTGCCGATTGGAAATGGGGGAAAGTACATACCGTTGAACACGAACATCCGCTTGGAAAAATAGCGGCACTTCGAGGTTTATTCAATGTTGGCCCGTTTGAATCGCCGGGATCAAATGAAGTGATAAATAATTTATTCTTTGGTTTAACCAATGAAGGAAAGTACTATGTAAAAGGCGGCCCTTCTACCAGAAGAATTGTCGATTTCTCTGACATAGAAAACAGCTGGAGCATTTTACCAACCGGACAATCCGGAAATCCATTCAGTAAACACTATCACGATCAGGCGGAAATGTACAACGCAGGAAAATTTAGAAAAATGAAACTGAATAAAGAGGAAATTGTAAAAACTTCTACTAAGCTTATTTTTAAACCGAAAAAGTAG
- a CDS encoding helicase HerA-like domain-containing protein, with the protein MNKKENFIQEINNGYSAKGDSIILGGAILDGEAIAEAHVKIPLKTLNRHGLIAGATGTGKTKTIQVFSEQLSNAGIPVLMMDIKGDFSGIAKEGKEEGFITERHAKINIPYNVSAFPVELMSLSKQNGVRLRATVSEFGPVLFSRILDLNDTQAGVAAVIFKYCDDNQMPLLDLKDIKKVINYITEEGKEEITANYGKISTATTGTILRKIIELEQQGGDLFFGELSFETDDLMRIDENGKGYINIIRLTDIQDKPKLFSTFMLSLLAEIYQKMPEKGDAEQPELVIFIDEAHLIFNEASKALLEQIETIVKLIRSKGVGVYFVTQNPMDVPSGVLAQLGLKIQHALRAFTANDRQAIKKTADNYPTSQYYKTDELLTSLGIGEALVTALNEKGIPTPLVAAMMRAPQSRMDILSVSEIDEINSKSKLVKKYAEEIDRESAFEILNKKIADAAEAASQQEQQAPARSSKSESSTTEVVTKSVLKVVTSATFIRGVFGVLSKILKK; encoded by the coding sequence ATGAATAAAAAAGAGAATTTCATTCAAGAAATAAATAACGGTTATTCTGCAAAAGGAGACTCTATAATACTGGGAGGTGCTATTTTAGACGGCGAAGCAATTGCAGAAGCGCATGTAAAAATTCCGTTGAAAACACTGAATCGACATGGTCTTATTGCCGGAGCCACCGGAACCGGGAAAACAAAAACTATTCAGGTTTTTTCAGAACAGTTATCCAATGCCGGTATTCCTGTTTTGATGATGGACATCAAAGGTGATTTCAGCGGTATTGCAAAAGAAGGTAAAGAAGAAGGCTTTATTACAGAGCGTCATGCTAAAATTAATATTCCCTATAATGTAAGTGCTTTTCCGGTTGAATTAATGTCTCTGTCTAAACAAAACGGAGTCCGCCTGCGCGCTACTGTTTCTGAGTTTGGTCCTGTTTTATTCTCAAGGATTTTAGATTTAAACGATACTCAGGCCGGTGTGGCAGCAGTTATCTTTAAATATTGCGATGACAACCAAATGCCGCTGCTGGATTTAAAAGATATAAAAAAGGTAATCAACTATATTACTGAAGAAGGTAAAGAAGAAATCACAGCGAATTACGGAAAAATATCAACGGCAACTACCGGAACGATCTTAAGAAAGATAATTGAGCTTGAACAACAGGGCGGTGATTTGTTTTTTGGCGAATTGTCTTTTGAAACCGATGATTTGATGCGAATTGATGAAAACGGGAAAGGCTATATAAACATCATCCGCTTGACTGATATTCAGGATAAGCCTAAATTATTCTCGACTTTCATGTTAAGTCTTCTGGCAGAAATTTACCAGAAAATGCCTGAAAAAGGAGATGCTGAACAGCCGGAATTAGTAATATTTATTGATGAAGCGCATTTAATTTTTAATGAAGCAAGCAAAGCTTTACTGGAACAAATTGAAACTATTGTAAAATTAATCCGTTCGAAAGGTGTCGGGGTGTATTTTGTAACGCAGAACCCAATGGATGTTCCAAGCGGTGTTCTGGCTCAGTTAGGACTAAAGATTCAACATGCGCTTAGAGCTTTTACTGCAAATGACCGTCAGGCTATCAAGAAAACAGCTGATAATTACCCAACTTCGCAATATTATAAAACAGATGAATTACTAACAAGTTTAGGAATTGGAGAGGCTTTGGTTACTGCTCTTAACGAAAAAGGTATTCCTACTCCGTTAGTTGCTGCAATGATGCGTGCACCGCAAAGCCGTATGGATATTTTATCTGTTTCTGAGATAGATGAAATAAACAGCAAATCAAAACTGGTTAAGAAATACGCTGAAGAAATTGATCGCGAAAGTGCCTTCGAAATTCTAAACAAAAAAATAGCTGATGCTGCTGAAGCCGCTTCTCAACAGGAACAACAAGCTCCGGCAAGATCTTCAAAATCTGAGTCAAGTACTACAGAAGTAGTTACGAAATCTGTTTTGAAAGTCGTTACAAGTGCTACTTTTATAAGAGGTGTTTTTGGCGTTTTATCCAAAATACTAAAGAAATAA
- a CDS encoding class A beta-lactamase-related serine hydrolase, whose protein sequence is MKINHFYFQLKTILIGVLLFQIQFGFSQEAKTSALYKTIMSRDSLLFNIGFNTCDIKQFKNLYTEDFEFYHDKDSVSDKARFLKTLTSGICSPNRKYNYRRELVDGGTEIYPLYKNGVLYGAIQMGVHRFYESSAGNVEQAGSFAKFTHLWLLKNKDWKLARSLSYNHQMTSSAAGKSNLFDNDDETEKWLTENNVPALGIGIITDGKLKQVKVFGEIKKGIAAPYNTIWNVASLTKPITAITALKLVSAGKWDLDEPLYKYWTDPDIAKDPYLKLLTTRIVLSHQTGFPNWRSFNESKKLDFKFKPGTQYQYSGEGFEYLRKALEKKFHKTLDQLVSEFVFEPLKMNDSQLIWNDKIDLSRYAVGYDNKGNPYEPTKNKTVNAADDLLTTIEDYGRFLCSVMNSDGLSKKVFDEMVSHQTPTKKNKYFGLGFEIYDLGNDHYAVSHGGADKGVQTIFILLPKTKQGLLIFTNVDDGYKVYENIVVRYLGENGQKIVDIETK, encoded by the coding sequence ATGAAAATCAATCATTTTTATTTTCAATTAAAAACTATTTTAATTGGAGTGTTACTTTTTCAAATCCAATTTGGATTTTCACAGGAGGCTAAAACTTCAGCATTGTACAAAACCATTATGTCCAGAGACAGTCTTCTTTTCAATATTGGTTTTAATACCTGCGATATAAAACAATTCAAAAATCTTTATACCGAAGATTTTGAGTTTTATCATGACAAAGACAGCGTTTCGGATAAAGCACGGTTTCTAAAAACGCTTACAAGCGGCATTTGTTCTCCTAACAGAAAATACAATTACCGCAGGGAATTAGTTGACGGCGGCACCGAAATTTATCCTTTATACAAAAACGGTGTTTTATATGGCGCGATACAAATGGGAGTGCATCGGTTTTATGAGAGTTCAGCCGGAAATGTTGAACAGGCTGGAAGTTTTGCCAAGTTCACACATCTTTGGCTTTTAAAAAATAAAGACTGGAAACTGGCCCGATCGCTTAGCTATAATCATCAAATGACGAGTTCTGCAGCCGGAAAATCAAATCTTTTTGACAATGATGATGAAACCGAAAAATGGCTCACGGAAAACAATGTTCCGGCTTTGGGAATTGGAATTATTACTGATGGAAAACTGAAACAGGTAAAAGTTTTTGGCGAAATTAAAAAAGGAATTGCCGCTCCTTACAATACGATTTGGAATGTGGCTTCGCTTACCAAACCCATAACTGCAATTACGGCTTTAAAATTAGTAAGCGCAGGAAAATGGGATTTGGACGAACCGTTATATAAGTATTGGACGGATCCTGATATTGCAAAAGATCCGTATTTAAAATTACTAACAACAAGAATTGTTTTAAGTCATCAAACCGGTTTCCCGAACTGGAGATCTTTTAACGAGTCTAAAAAACTGGATTTTAAATTCAAGCCCGGAACTCAATACCAATATTCAGGAGAAGGATTTGAATATTTGAGAAAAGCATTGGAGAAAAAATTCCACAAAACGCTGGATCAATTGGTTTCTGAATTTGTTTTTGAACCTTTAAAAATGAACGATTCGCAATTAATCTGGAATGACAAAATCGATCTTTCGCGTTATGCAGTCGGCTATGATAACAAAGGAAATCCGTATGAGCCAACAAAAAACAAAACGGTAAATGCTGCCGATGATTTATTGACTACTATTGAAGATTACGGTAGATTTTTATGCAGTGTTATGAACAGCGACGGCTTAAGCAAAAAAGTTTTCGACGAAATGGTTTCGCATCAGACCCCCACCAAAAAAAACAAATATTTTGGTTTAGGTTTCGAAATCTACGATTTAGGCAATGACCATTATGCTGTATCTCACGGCGGTGCAGACAAAGGGGTTCAGACGATTTTTATATTACTGCCCAAAACCAAACAAGGTCTTTTAATTTTTACTAATGTTGACGACGGTTATAAGGTTTATGAAAATATAGTGGTGCGTTATCTGGGAGAAAATGGACAAAAAATAGTCGATATAGAAACGAAGTAG
- a CDS encoding MotA/TolQ/ExbB proton channel family protein gives MANVKVKKESTSNGGGMITGIIIVACIVVGVIIWKFVMGSPANFEGGNPETGHPINTLGMVYKGGFIVPALLGMFLMVVVFSIERFIVIGKAAGKANLDKFMASVQASIKEGNIEAAIASCDKQQGSVANAIKSALIKYQDVKKEGFNSEEASEVIHKEIEEATSLEMPMLEKNMTIISTLVSLGTLGGLLGTVSGMIKAFGALASAGTPDQAALATGISEALINTATGISTSVLAIISYNFFTAKIDDLTYSIDEAGTTIVNTYRKFRGSLRQ, from the coding sequence ATGGCAAACGTTAAAGTTAAAAAAGAAAGCACTTCAAATGGAGGAGGGATGATTACAGGAATCATAATCGTAGCGTGTATCGTAGTTGGGGTGATAATCTGGAAATTTGTTATGGGTTCTCCTGCTAACTTTGAGGGTGGAAATCCTGAGACAGGTCACCCGATCAATACATTAGGTATGGTATACAAAGGAGGTTTCATTGTACCGGCATTATTAGGTATGTTTTTAATGGTTGTTGTTTTTTCTATTGAAAGATTTATCGTTATTGGTAAAGCTGCTGGTAAAGCTAACTTAGATAAATTCATGGCTAGCGTTCAGGCAAGTATTAAAGAAGGAAACATCGAGGCTGCTATCGCTTCATGTGACAAACAACAAGGTTCAGTTGCAAACGCAATTAAATCTGCTTTAATTAAATACCAAGACGTTAAAAAAGAAGGATTCAACAGCGAAGAAGCTTCTGAAGTAATCCACAAAGAAATTGAAGAGGCAACTTCATTAGAAATGCCAATGTTAGAGAAAAACATGACTATCATCTCTACTTTAGTATCTTTAGGTACATTAGGAGGATTATTAGGAACTGTATCTGGTATGATTAAAGCGTTTGGTGCGTTAGCTTCTGCTGGTACTCCTGACCAGGCTGCTCTTGCAACAGGTATCTCTGAGGCACTTATCAACACAGCAACAGGTATCTCTACATCTGTATTAGCTATCATCTCTTACAACTTCTTTACTGCTAAAATTGACGATTTAACTTACTCTATCGATGAGGCTGGTACTACAATCGTGAATACTTACAGAAAATTCAGAGGAAGTTTAAGACAATAA
- a CDS encoding FAD-dependent oxidoreductase codes for MQTSLKIAVVGSGLVGSLLAIYLKKAGHIVHVYDRSPDIRKINFSGRSINLAMSNRGWKALDAVGVGDSVREIAIPMDKRAIHLVDKLNFQNYGQEGESIYSISRGKLNRKMIDLAENAGAEFYFEQKIWDVTLSDATLHIGESERGEWEERKYDMVFGADGAFSRIRHRMQRQSMFNYSQEFLNMGYKELNIPANTDGTHKLDKNSFHIWPRGEYMLIALPNLDGSFTCTLFMPFEGENSFESLTDRKMVEDFFEKNFPDSIEVIPELANDFFKNPTSTLVTMKCFPWTFEDKIALIGDACHAIVPFYGQGMNAGFEDITVLNEMIEKYQDDWKKVFSEYQISRKPNADAIAELSYRNFLEMSTKTADEKFLLQKKIEKVFSDKHPDKWIPLYSRVTFSDRPYAEALAIGDYQNAIMEEVLKLDNIENIWNTVEVENKILELLQK; via the coding sequence ATGCAAACTTCACTAAAAATTGCTGTTGTTGGTTCTGGACTTGTAGGATCGCTGCTGGCAATTTATCTTAAAAAAGCTGGACACATCGTTCATGTTTACGATCGCAGTCCAGATATTCGAAAAATAAATTTCTCTGGTCGCTCTATTAACCTGGCGATGTCTAATCGCGGCTGGAAAGCACTGGATGCTGTAGGTGTCGGCGATTCGGTTCGTGAGATCGCAATCCCTATGGACAAACGCGCTATTCATTTGGTTGATAAACTGAATTTTCAAAATTACGGTCAGGAAGGCGAATCCATCTATTCGATTTCCAGAGGAAAACTCAACAGAAAAATGATCGACCTTGCCGAAAATGCCGGCGCCGAGTTTTACTTTGAACAAAAAATCTGGGACGTTACCTTAAGCGATGCAACCTTACATATAGGGGAAAGCGAAAGAGGTGAGTGGGAAGAAAGAAAATACGATATGGTTTTTGGTGCCGATGGCGCTTTTTCAAGAATCCGTCACCGAATGCAGCGTCAGAGTATGTTTAATTATTCGCAGGAATTTTTAAACATGGGGTATAAAGAATTAAATATTCCGGCTAATACAGACGGAACACATAAATTAGATAAAAATTCATTTCATATCTGGCCGCGGGGAGAGTACATGTTAATTGCTCTTCCAAATCTGGACGGCAGTTTTACCTGTACCTTATTTATGCCGTTTGAAGGAGAAAATTCGTTTGAATCTCTGACAGACCGAAAAATGGTTGAAGATTTCTTCGAAAAAAACTTCCCGGATTCAATCGAAGTTATTCCCGAACTGGCAAATGATTTCTTCAAAAATCCAACAAGTACACTGGTAACGATGAAATGTTTTCCTTGGACATTTGAAGACAAAATTGCTTTAATAGGAGACGCTTGTCATGCTATTGTTCCATTTTACGGACAAGGTATGAATGCCGGTTTTGAAGATATCACAGTTTTGAATGAAATGATTGAAAAGTACCAAGACGACTGGAAAAAAGTCTTTTCTGAATATCAAATTTCAAGAAAGCCAAATGCAGATGCTATTGCGGAGCTTTCGTATCGAAATTTCCTTGAAATGAGCACCAAAACGGCAGACGAAAAATTCTTGCTGCAAAAGAAAATAGAAAAGGTCTTCTCAGATAAACATCCGGACAAATGGATTCCGCTTTACAGTCGTGTAACCTTCAGCGACCGCCCGTATGCAGAGGCTTTGGCAATTGGAGATTATCAAAACGCCATTATGGAAGAAGTTTTGAAACTTGACAATATCGAAAATATCTGGAATACAGTCGAAGTAGAAAATAAAATTCTGGAATTACTGCAAAAATAA
- a CDS encoding GNAT family N-acetyltransferase: MNSEILRSDIILENEKVLLVPFENERNAELKDIIFDDEIWKYMGMYVRSDQDFQNYIQSTLKQKADGICYPFLIIDKTTNRIAGSTRYGYLNHASQKCEIGWTWYGKDFQGTGLNKACKFELLNFGFENIEFRRIQFSADLENLRSQKAIEKLGALKEGIFRNNYADSDGKSKDDVYFSIILEEWQDTKQDYFREFL, encoded by the coding sequence ATGAACAGCGAAATTTTACGATCAGACATTATTTTAGAAAACGAAAAAGTGCTTTTAGTTCCATTTGAAAATGAGAGAAACGCTGAGCTTAAAGATATTATTTTTGATGACGAAATCTGGAAATATATGGGAATGTATGTTCGCAGTGATCAGGATTTTCAAAATTACATTCAAAGCACCTTAAAACAAAAAGCAGACGGAATTTGTTATCCGTTCCTTATTATAGATAAAACGACCAACAGAATTGCAGGAAGCACACGTTACGGTTATTTAAATCATGCAAGCCAAAAATGCGAAATTGGCTGGACCTGGTACGGAAAGGATTTTCAGGGAACAGGCCTAAATAAAGCCTGCAAATTTGAATTACTGAATTTTGGTTTTGAAAATATTGAGTTTAGAAGAATACAATTCAGTGCCGATCTTGAAAATTTAAGATCTCAAAAGGCTATAGAAAAACTGGGTGCTCTAAAAGAAGGTATTTTTAGAAATAACTACGCAGACTCTGATGGAAAAAGCAAAGATGATGTTTATTTCAGTATTATTTTAGAAGAATGGCAGGATACAAAACAAGATTATTTTAGAGAGTTTCTTTAA
- a CDS encoding helix-turn-helix domain-containing protein gives MQLYSEHYVSEKSERFVNKIWCLDNSMSESLIENKLVLPNGCFNLAIVCGNSIEVHTSKKKFEMSEGIYFCSQMTNKVLVNIQPKTKITIIQFHTWTLSMFPKYDLSNFTDSIIKINPAELPFKIQIGSEIQTLLDTINIFFEELSALDPDKNVIEKICEIVKNNEEEISVSEISRDLKVSQRLLQIRFKTSVGLTIKKYIQIMKFRKSVDQMVHSDLEKLKLTDIALYNKYFDQSHFIRKFKDVTKTTPKMFDPESYFLSHKRDGKL, from the coding sequence ATGCAGTTGTATTCAGAACATTATGTAAGCGAAAAATCCGAAAGGTTCGTCAATAAAATCTGGTGTCTGGATAACAGCATGAGCGAAAGTCTGATTGAGAATAAATTAGTTCTGCCTAATGGCTGCTTTAATCTTGCCATTGTATGTGGTAACTCTATTGAAGTTCATACCAGTAAAAAGAAATTCGAGATGAGCGAAGGTATTTATTTCTGTTCGCAAATGACAAACAAAGTTCTGGTTAACATACAACCCAAAACGAAAATTACGATTATTCAGTTTCATACCTGGACACTTTCGATGTTCCCTAAATACGATTTAAGCAATTTTACAGATTCGATTATTAAAATTAATCCGGCAGAATTACCTTTTAAAATTCAAATTGGTTCTGAAATTCAAACCTTATTAGATACTATAAATATCTTTTTTGAAGAATTGTCTGCTTTAGATCCTGATAAAAACGTAATTGAAAAAATCTGCGAAATAGTTAAAAATAACGAAGAAGAAATTTCGGTTTCAGAAATCAGCCGCGATTTAAAAGTATCACAGCGATTACTTCAAATTAGATTTAAAACCTCAGTTGGATTAACAATTAAAAAGTATATCCAGATTATGAAATTCCGAAAATCGGTTGATCAAATGGTACATTCTGATTTAGAAAAATTAAAACTGACCGACATTGCGCTTTATAACAAATATTTTGATCAGTCGCATTTTATACGAAAGTTTAAGGATGTTACCAAAACAACTCCAAAAATGTTTGATCCGGAGTCGTATTTTCTTTCTCATAAGAGGGATGGTAAATTGTGA